A genomic window from Arthrobacter globiformis includes:
- a CDS encoding DUF6270 domain-containing protein gives MRKNVMVYGSSVVRDACQEIGDEHHVIGCVTGQSMISALSKPTQLLQGEPPTSALTARSLAGDIKSSLLPHVRRHAADLDVLVLDLNDESMGVVALPDGSYVTYSSELISSGLLALVQGRRRVINAATERHWTLWESSANRLFKALTALGLMEKTVVINAPRAGKIQAGHPAEELRLANTRELDAYLGECSAHIRSLGFRVLALPEGLGYAGSCLNAPDRLPHEEITWIAAQIRSAVNAAAEPPGGLSCHIAQSVREARISVR, from the coding sequence GTGCGGAAAAACGTTATGGTCTATGGCAGCTCCGTGGTGCGGGATGCGTGCCAAGAGATCGGCGATGAACACCATGTGATTGGTTGCGTCACAGGTCAGTCGATGATCAGCGCCCTGTCTAAGCCGACCCAGCTGCTGCAAGGTGAGCCGCCCACTTCGGCCTTGACGGCTCGGTCGTTGGCCGGCGATATCAAGTCCAGCCTCCTGCCGCACGTGCGGCGGCATGCGGCAGACCTGGATGTCCTCGTCCTGGACCTGAACGACGAATCGATGGGTGTGGTTGCGCTCCCAGACGGAAGTTACGTGACCTATTCCTCTGAGCTCATTAGCTCAGGGCTGCTGGCCTTGGTGCAGGGCCGAAGGCGGGTCATCAACGCGGCAACCGAGCGCCATTGGACCCTTTGGGAGTCCTCGGCAAACCGCTTGTTCAAGGCCCTTACGGCGTTGGGGCTGATGGAGAAGACTGTCGTCATCAACGCACCACGCGCCGGCAAGATACAGGCTGGGCATCCCGCAGAGGAGCTCCGCCTCGCAAACACCCGGGAGTTGGACGCCTACCTAGGAGAGTGCAGCGCCCATATCCGAAGTCTTGGCTTCAGGGTCCTGGCCCTGCCCGAGGGGCTCGGCTACGCAGGGTCCTGTCTCAACGCTCCGGATCGCTTGCCGCACGAGGAAATCACCTGGATCGCGGCGCAGATCCGGAGCGCGGTGAATGCAGCAGCCGAGCCCCCAGGAGGGCTTTCTTGCCACATCGCCCAGTCAGTGCGTGAGGCACGTATTTCGGTTCGGTAA
- the leuD gene encoding 3-isopropylmalate dehydratase small subunit yields MEKFTTHTGIGVPLRQSNVDTDQIIPAVYLKRITRTGFEDALFSAWRKDPSFILNQEPFNAGSVLVAGPDFGTGSSREHAVWALKDYGFRAVLSSRFADIFRGNSGKQGLLAAQVAQDDIELIWKALENAPGTEVTVDLASKTVICGNVVAPFEIDDYTRWRLLEGLDDIGLTLQHEEDITAYEATRPSFKPLTLPARTS; encoded by the coding sequence ATGGAAAAGTTCACCACCCACACCGGCATTGGCGTTCCGCTGCGCCAGAGCAACGTTGATACGGACCAGATCATCCCGGCCGTGTACCTCAAGCGCATCACCCGCACCGGCTTTGAAGACGCGCTGTTCTCAGCGTGGCGCAAGGACCCTTCCTTCATCCTGAACCAGGAGCCGTTCAACGCCGGATCCGTGCTGGTGGCCGGCCCGGACTTCGGCACCGGTTCGTCCCGCGAGCACGCCGTCTGGGCGCTCAAGGACTACGGCTTCCGCGCCGTGCTCTCCTCCCGGTTCGCCGACATCTTCCGTGGCAACTCGGGCAAGCAGGGACTCCTTGCCGCCCAGGTTGCCCAGGATGACATCGAGCTCATTTGGAAGGCGCTCGAGAACGCGCCCGGGACCGAGGTGACCGTTGACCTCGCCTCCAAGACTGTGATCTGCGGCAACGTGGTTGCACCGTTCGAGATCGACGACTACACACGCTGGCGCCTGCTCGAGGGCCTCGATGACATCGGGCTGACCCTGCAGCACGAAGAGGACATCACGGCGTACGAAGCCACGCGGCCGTCCTTCAAACCGCTTACGCTGCCGGCCAGGACCTCCTAG
- the leuC gene encoding 3-isopropylmalate dehydratase large subunit translates to MAKTLAEKVWDAHVVRKGDGEGANAQPDLLYIDLHLVHEVTSPQAFEGLRLAGRKLRRPDLTIATEDHNTPTLDIDKPIADLTSRTQIQTLRNNCEEFGVRLHPLGDAEQGIVHVVGPQLGLTQPGMTVVCGDSHTSTHGAFGALAMGIGTSEVEHVMATQTLSLKPFKTMAINVEGTLRPGVTAKDIILAVIAKIGTGGGQGYVLEYRGSAIRALSMDARMTICNMSIEAGARAGMVAPDETTYAYMNGRPHAPQGAEWDAAVEYWNTLRTDDDAVFDAQVDLDANTLEPFVTWGTNPGQGVSLSAKVPSPEDFGDENAKAAAERALQYMGLEAGTPMKDIRVDTVFLGSCTNSRIEDLRAAADIIRGREKDPKVRMLVVPGSARVRLEAEAEGLDRVFKDFGAEWRFAGCSMCLGMNPDQLEPGERCASTSNRNFEGRQGKGGRTHLVSPVVAAATAVRGTLSSPSDLDPAPESAALTTDAA, encoded by the coding sequence ATGGCCAAAACATTGGCCGAGAAAGTCTGGGATGCGCACGTGGTGCGCAAAGGCGACGGCGAAGGCGCCAACGCCCAGCCTGACCTTCTGTACATCGACCTGCACCTCGTCCATGAGGTGACCTCCCCGCAGGCATTCGAGGGTCTCCGCCTGGCCGGCCGCAAGCTGCGCCGCCCGGACCTCACCATCGCCACCGAGGACCACAACACCCCGACGCTGGACATCGACAAGCCGATCGCCGACCTTACCAGCCGGACCCAGATCCAGACCCTGCGCAACAACTGCGAGGAGTTCGGCGTCCGCCTGCACCCGCTCGGTGACGCCGAGCAGGGCATCGTGCACGTCGTGGGTCCGCAGCTGGGGCTGACCCAGCCCGGCATGACCGTGGTCTGCGGCGACTCGCACACCTCCACCCACGGCGCGTTCGGTGCGCTGGCCATGGGCATCGGCACGTCCGAGGTGGAGCACGTCATGGCCACCCAAACGCTGTCCCTCAAGCCCTTCAAGACCATGGCCATCAACGTCGAGGGCACCCTGCGCCCCGGCGTGACCGCCAAGGACATTATCCTTGCCGTCATCGCCAAGATCGGCACCGGCGGCGGCCAGGGTTACGTCCTGGAGTACCGTGGCTCGGCCATCCGCGCGCTGTCCATGGACGCCCGGATGACCATCTGCAACATGTCCATCGAAGCAGGCGCCCGCGCCGGCATGGTGGCTCCGGACGAGACCACTTACGCCTACATGAACGGCCGCCCGCACGCGCCGCAGGGCGCCGAGTGGGACGCCGCCGTCGAATACTGGAACACGCTGCGCACCGATGACGACGCCGTTTTTGACGCCCAGGTCGACCTGGACGCCAACACCCTGGAGCCGTTCGTCACGTGGGGCACCAACCCGGGCCAGGGGGTCTCACTGTCGGCCAAGGTGCCGTCCCCGGAAGACTTCGGCGACGAGAACGCCAAGGCCGCGGCGGAACGCGCCCTGCAGTACATGGGTCTGGAAGCCGGAACGCCCATGAAGGACATCCGGGTGGACACCGTCTTCCTGGGCTCCTGCACCAACTCTCGGATCGAGGACCTGCGGGCGGCGGCGGACATCATCCGCGGCCGCGAGAAGGACCCGAAGGTCCGGATGCTGGTGGTCCCCGGCTCGGCCCGGGTGCGCCTCGAGGCCGAGGCTGAGGGCCTGGACAGGGTCTTCAAGGACTTTGGTGCTGAATGGCGCTTCGCCGGCTGCTCCATGTGTCTGGGCATGAACCCGGACCAGCTGGAGCCGGGGGAGCGGTGCGCGTCCACGTCCAACCGCAACTTCGAAGGCCGGCAGGGCAAGGGCGGCCGCACGCACCTCGTTTCACCGGTAGTTGCAGCCGCCACGGCCGTCCGCGGAACGCTGAGTTCGCCGTCGGACCTTGACCCGGCACCGGAATCCGCAGCCCTCACCACCGACGCCGCCTAG
- a CDS encoding IclR family transcriptional regulator: MDNSSGVGVIDKAAQVLDALEAGPTTLAQLVAATGLARPTVHRLALALVHHRLVSRDIQGRFVLGSRLVELASAAGEDRLIASAGPVLMQLRDATGESAQIFRRQGDWRVCVASAERPIGLRDTIPVGTQLSMKAGSAAQVLLAWEDHDRLLEGLQSARFTPTVLAGVRRRGWGQSLGEREPGVASVSAPVRGPSGRVIAAVSISGPIERLTRQPGRLHAEVVCNAARVLTEALRKNND, from the coding sequence ATGGACAATTCTAGTGGAGTCGGTGTCATTGATAAAGCAGCACAGGTGCTCGACGCTCTTGAAGCCGGACCCACGACTCTGGCGCAGCTAGTCGCTGCCACGGGACTGGCGCGGCCAACGGTGCACAGGCTGGCGCTGGCGCTGGTCCACCACCGCCTGGTGAGCCGCGATATCCAGGGCCGCTTTGTCCTCGGCAGCCGCCTCGTGGAGCTGGCGTCCGCCGCCGGTGAGGACAGGCTGATCGCCTCCGCCGGGCCGGTCCTCATGCAGCTCCGCGATGCCACCGGCGAAAGCGCCCAGATCTTCCGCCGCCAGGGCGACTGGCGGGTGTGCGTTGCCTCCGCCGAACGGCCGATTGGCCTCCGCGACACCATTCCCGTGGGAACCCAGCTGTCCATGAAGGCCGGCTCTGCCGCCCAGGTGCTGCTCGCCTGGGAGGACCACGACCGCCTGCTGGAGGGCTTGCAGTCGGCGCGCTTCACGCCCACCGTTCTGGCGGGAGTACGACGGCGGGGCTGGGGCCAGAGCCTCGGCGAACGGGAACCTGGGGTCGCCTCAGTCTCGGCACCCGTGCGGGGCCCCTCAGGCCGCGTCATCGCCGCGGTCTCCATCTCCGGCCCGATCGAGCGGCTCACCCGCCAGCCCGGCCGGCTGCACGCGGAGGTTGTGTGCAACGCGGCCCGCGTGCTGACCGAAGCCCTCCGCAAGAATAACGACTAG
- a CDS encoding HNH endonuclease, protein MEGSRISALTGAAPRGRVVRSAAVPELAVHGLAYDDDPNFVHADDVSPEDPFADALIADDDFPKDPFPEALFADVLFNGGRASGGGTPWLSIRDRSAAAAVLLRADLTADSAGLIDQVRGYEDFKCWAAGQQARLAVAFEIRHREEHVDDAAQDGPGQASPNPLAAEDLGKKRPKEHSMGAAEQIALARGESPHRGGRLLGMSKALVKEMPHSLAALDTGQLNEERAMYVVKETACLTVADRTAVDEELAADTGTFNGAGTRTVISATRAAATRRDPRSIVQRASHAASERSVSLRPAPDCMTYLTALLPADQGVAVYAALTRHAETLKCDGDPRSRDQIKADTLVERTTGTPGGITGIEINLVMTDHTLLQGDSEPARLTGYGIVPAAWARNLLSQEEAQGQGEHGRLQPAHSGSGASSSSPCGSTTGQKDPLKELKIWLRRLYAVPDTGDLVAMDSRRRLFPAPLRRFIQIRDETCRTPYCDAPIRHHDHIIPWHDGGPTSVANGAGLCEACNHTKELPGWKAQPRPGPRHTIELTTPTGHTYRSTAPPLPGSGLREIRHSEQ, encoded by the coding sequence ATGGAAGGCAGCCGGATTTCAGCACTGACAGGAGCGGCGCCGCGCGGCCGCGTTGTGCGGTCTGCTGCGGTTCCGGAGTTGGCGGTCCACGGGTTGGCCTACGACGATGACCCCAACTTCGTGCACGCCGACGACGTTTCTCCTGAGGATCCTTTCGCCGACGCCCTGATTGCTGACGATGACTTCCCGAAGGACCCGTTTCCCGAGGCACTGTTTGCTGATGTCCTGTTCAACGGCGGCCGTGCCTCCGGCGGTGGTACACCTTGGCTGAGTATTAGAGACCGGAGCGCGGCAGCAGCTGTCCTTTTGCGGGCCGACCTCACCGCCGACAGTGCCGGGCTGATCGACCAGGTACGCGGCTACGAGGACTTCAAGTGCTGGGCTGCCGGGCAACAGGCGCGGCTTGCGGTTGCCTTCGAGATCCGGCACCGCGAGGAACACGTCGATGATGCGGCGCAGGACGGCCCTGGGCAGGCCAGTCCTAACCCCCTAGCTGCGGAGGATCTGGGCAAGAAACGCCCCAAGGAACACAGCATGGGCGCCGCTGAGCAGATCGCGCTGGCCCGGGGCGAGTCCCCGCACCGCGGCGGCCGGCTGCTCGGCATGTCCAAGGCCCTGGTCAAGGAGATGCCCCACAGCCTGGCCGCCCTGGACACCGGCCAGCTCAATGAAGAGCGCGCCATGTACGTCGTGAAAGAAACAGCGTGCCTGACCGTAGCCGACAGGACCGCCGTCGACGAGGAACTCGCCGCCGACACAGGAACCTTCAACGGCGCCGGAACCCGGACAGTCATTTCCGCAACCCGGGCCGCCGCCACCCGCAGGGACCCCCGTTCCATCGTCCAGCGCGCCAGCCACGCCGCGTCGGAGCGGTCGGTGAGCCTGCGCCCCGCCCCGGACTGCATGACCTACCTGACCGCACTGCTGCCCGCCGACCAGGGCGTCGCCGTGTACGCTGCGCTGACCCGGCACGCCGAGACCCTTAAGTGCGACGGAGATCCGCGTTCCCGGGACCAGATCAAGGCCGACACCCTCGTCGAACGCACCACCGGCACCCCCGGCGGCATCACCGGCATCGAGATCAACCTCGTCATGACCGACCACACCCTCCTCCAAGGCGACAGCGAACCCGCACGCCTCACCGGCTACGGCATCGTCCCCGCCGCCTGGGCACGCAACCTCCTCAGCCAGGAAGAGGCCCAGGGACAAGGAGAGCATGGGCGCCTCCAGCCAGCCCATTCCGGCTCAGGCGCATCCAGCTCAAGCCCTTGCGGGTCAACCACCGGCCAGAAGGATCCGCTGAAGGAACTGAAGATCTGGCTCCGGCGACTGTACGCAGTCCCGGACACGGGTGACCTGGTCGCCATGGACTCGCGACGGCGGCTTTTCCCGGCACCGTTGCGCCGCTTCATCCAGATCCGGGACGAGACCTGCCGCACCCCCTACTGTGACGCCCCGATCCGCCACCACGACCACATCATCCCCTGGCACGACGGCGGTCCAACCAGCGTGGCCAACGGTGCGGGACTGTGCGAGGCCTGCAACCACACCAAAGAACTCCCCGGCTGGAAAGCCCAACCCAGACCAGGCCCAAGGCACACCATAGAACTCACTACACCCACCGGCCACACCTACCGATCCACCGCGCCGCCACTGCCCGGATCCGGGTTGCGTGAAATACGCCATTCCGAACAGTGA
- a CDS encoding DUF1697 domain-containing protein, which yields MTSYAVFLRGINVGGINIKMADLKEALKAGPFAGVKTLLASGNVVLASDLGPAAVKKEFEATLRKSFGYDAWVVVLTADRVAELVAACRYPADDKSTHTYLTLASDTAALDELFTTGKALDGAEQERLGPEAMAWLAPAGGTLESPFSKLSAKPKYKASTTTRNLRTMIKVRDAAAALEAAAG from the coding sequence ATGACCAGCTACGCAGTGTTCCTCCGCGGCATCAATGTGGGCGGCATCAACATCAAGATGGCGGACCTTAAGGAAGCCCTGAAGGCGGGACCGTTCGCCGGAGTGAAGACGCTGCTGGCCAGCGGCAACGTGGTGCTGGCCAGCGATCTCGGCCCTGCCGCCGTCAAGAAGGAATTCGAGGCAACCCTGCGGAAGTCGTTCGGCTACGACGCCTGGGTGGTGGTGCTGACAGCGGACCGCGTAGCCGAGCTCGTGGCCGCGTGCCGCTATCCCGCCGACGACAAGAGCACGCACACATATCTCACCCTGGCCTCGGACACGGCTGCGCTGGATGAGCTGTTCACCACGGGCAAAGCGCTGGACGGCGCGGAGCAGGAGCGGCTGGGTCCTGAGGCCATGGCCTGGCTGGCGCCCGCCGGCGGTACTCTCGAAAGCCCGTTCAGCAAACTGTCCGCCAAGCCGAAGTACAAGGCCTCCACCACCACACGAAACCTCCGCACCATGATCAAGGTCCGGGACGCCGCCGCAGCCCTGGAGGCTGCAGCCGGCTGA
- a CDS encoding GTPase, translating to MRLQGRLEALGRARELAEGVLPDAALEDVLGVLERARSRRALSADHTVVGFFGATGSGKSTLFNAVNGAEIATAAARRPTTSEPLASVWGADGSEPLLDWLDVRARHLADPVDGFADEDTGLILLDLPDFDSTRTANREIVQRLVGMVDVLVWVLDPQKYADDAVHNGFLAPLALHGAVTLVVLNQVDRLPAGDVEPVLESLRGILARDGLGKVQLLAASALTGAGVDGVRAAIRRVVSQREAQSLRLSADVTKAAAQLEEVSGRGEAAGVKGGTIGRLANELATAANVPLVADAVSASYRIESTRRTGWPVTRWLVRFRPDPLRRLNLRRNASAEVNRTSLPPAGAPERARSDAAVRQFADAASDGAPGPWQASIRAAARTGRDRLPDALDQTIARTDLAAGRKSWWWGAFNVVQWLALLAAVAGLGWLGVLAGLGYLQLPVPEVPRVEGWPVPTLLIAGGAALGILLAVTAKFISAGVARRRGARARKRLNAAVAEVAGRLVVEPVEAEVRRLESFNAALRAAAG from the coding sequence ATGCGGCTGCAAGGCCGCCTCGAAGCTTTGGGCAGGGCCCGGGAGCTGGCCGAGGGGGTGCTTCCCGACGCCGCCCTCGAGGACGTGCTCGGGGTCCTGGAACGTGCCCGGTCGCGGCGGGCGCTCTCGGCCGACCACACGGTGGTGGGCTTCTTCGGGGCGACCGGAAGCGGAAAATCCACCCTGTTCAATGCCGTGAACGGCGCCGAAATCGCGACGGCGGCGGCACGCCGGCCCACGACATCCGAACCTTTGGCGAGTGTGTGGGGAGCCGACGGCAGCGAGCCGCTGTTGGACTGGCTGGATGTCCGCGCCCGCCACCTCGCAGATCCCGTGGACGGGTTTGCCGACGAGGATACCGGGCTGATCCTGCTGGATCTGCCCGACTTCGATTCAACCCGCACCGCGAACCGGGAGATCGTGCAGCGGCTGGTGGGGATGGTGGACGTCCTGGTCTGGGTACTGGACCCTCAAAAGTATGCCGACGACGCCGTCCATAACGGCTTCCTGGCTCCGCTGGCGTTACACGGGGCCGTCACGCTGGTGGTGCTCAACCAGGTGGACAGGCTGCCGGCAGGGGATGTGGAGCCCGTGCTGGAGTCGCTACGGGGGATCCTGGCCCGCGACGGACTGGGCAAGGTGCAGCTTCTGGCGGCGTCCGCGCTGACGGGAGCGGGAGTGGACGGTGTCCGGGCTGCCATCCGCCGCGTGGTTTCGCAGCGGGAGGCGCAGTCGCTGCGGCTGTCCGCGGACGTGACCAAGGCGGCGGCGCAGCTGGAGGAAGTGTCGGGCCGCGGGGAAGCCGCCGGCGTGAAGGGCGGGACCATAGGGCGGCTTGCCAATGAACTGGCGACGGCGGCCAACGTGCCCCTGGTGGCCGATGCGGTGTCCGCGTCCTACCGGATCGAGTCCACCCGGCGCACCGGCTGGCCGGTGACGCGGTGGCTGGTCCGCTTCAGGCCAGATCCGCTCCGCCGGCTCAACCTGCGACGCAATGCCAGCGCCGAGGTGAACCGGACGTCGCTGCCGCCGGCGGGAGCCCCGGAGCGTGCGCGGAGCGATGCTGCGGTCCGCCAGTTTGCAGACGCCGCCAGTGACGGTGCCCCCGGGCCCTGGCAGGCATCAATCCGCGCCGCGGCCCGGACGGGGAGGGACCGGCTGCCTGATGCCCTTGACCAGACCATTGCCAGGACGGACCTCGCTGCGGGCCGGAAGTCCTGGTGGTGGGGTGCGTTCAACGTTGTGCAATGGCTGGCGCTGCTCGCCGCCGTGGCAGGGCTGGGGTGGCTTGGTGTGCTGGCCGGGCTCGGTTACCTGCAGCTGCCCGTTCCGGAGGTGCCCCGGGTGGAAGGCTGGCCGGTGCCCACCCTGCTGATTGCCGGCGGAGCTGCGCTTGGGATCCTGCTCGCCGTGACGGCCAAATTCATCTCTGCCGGCGTGGCGCGCCGCCGCGGTGCGAGGGCCAGGAAACGGCTCAACGCTGCCGTGGCAGAGGTGGCGGGCCGGCTTGTGGTGGAACCGGTGGAGGCGGAGGTCCGTCGCCTGGAGTCGTTCAACGCGGCGCTGCGGGCCGCCGCAGGATAG
- a CDS encoding dynamin family protein: protein MTSNRTPPYSGQEVEPPSAGVRLLEEVRRDLATVSLPLALPTADQARLEIRNSVAQLDDYILPRYRSLDAPLLAVVGGSTGAGKSTLVNALVGHAVTRAGAIRPTTRQPILLHHPSEADWFDDQRVLPGLSRIRGTVVPAGVTPAPGGPPGTSTDTAPVSSLVLVGDPAVPEGIALLDAPDVDSISDENRRLAGQLLAAADLWIFVTTANRYADAVPWKLLLNAASRDIMVAVVLDRVPPAAEAEVSEDLRSMLAREGLGAAHLFVIPEVALGSSGMLPAETVEPLKAWLRGLADDAAARADIVRRTLHGAVRELGQRMGRIVDAAKEQGRAATLLGDDVRAAYQDAGTRIIDATKDGALLRGEVLARWQDFVGTGEFFRSLEQNVGRFRDRLGAFFRGEPAPAVKVETAIETGLQAVILDEAAKAAEDADQRWRSDPAGRQLLGTDDLSGASPGFGDRVAAEIRDWQAGLMELIRTEGQDKRTQARWLSFGINGLGAALMIVVFSMTAGLTGLEIGVAGGTAVVGQKLLEAVFGEDAVRRLARTAHDDLAGRCRSLLAAEQERFLDRLEPEAGQAAAGLAKHAQALARLADAT, encoded by the coding sequence GTGACCTCCAACCGGACCCCGCCATACAGTGGCCAGGAAGTCGAACCGCCGTCTGCCGGCGTGCGGCTCCTGGAGGAGGTCCGCCGCGATTTGGCAACCGTCTCGTTGCCACTGGCCCTGCCGACGGCTGACCAGGCGCGGCTGGAGATCCGGAACTCCGTGGCCCAGCTCGATGACTACATCCTGCCCCGTTACCGCAGCCTTGACGCTCCGCTGCTGGCCGTCGTCGGCGGCTCGACGGGTGCTGGCAAATCGACGCTCGTCAATGCGCTCGTCGGCCATGCAGTTACACGCGCCGGAGCCATCCGGCCCACCACGCGCCAGCCCATCCTCCTGCACCACCCCTCGGAAGCTGACTGGTTCGATGACCAGCGGGTTCTGCCCGGCCTGAGCCGGATCCGCGGAACCGTCGTCCCGGCCGGGGTCACGCCTGCGCCCGGCGGTCCACCCGGAACGTCAACGGACACCGCGCCCGTCTCGTCACTGGTCCTCGTGGGCGATCCGGCCGTGCCCGAGGGCATCGCACTGCTTGACGCTCCGGACGTGGACTCCATCTCCGACGAGAACCGCAGGCTCGCCGGGCAGCTGCTGGCGGCAGCGGACCTTTGGATCTTTGTGACAACCGCCAACCGCTACGCTGACGCCGTTCCCTGGAAGCTTCTGCTGAACGCGGCGTCGAGGGACATCATGGTGGCGGTGGTCCTCGACCGCGTGCCCCCGGCGGCGGAAGCCGAAGTGAGCGAGGATCTGCGCAGCATGCTGGCAAGGGAAGGCCTCGGTGCCGCCCACCTGTTCGTCATCCCGGAAGTTGCCCTGGGCAGCTCCGGGATGCTGCCTGCGGAAACCGTGGAACCCCTAAAAGCCTGGCTCCGCGGCCTTGCCGACGACGCTGCCGCCCGCGCCGACATCGTAAGGCGGACACTGCACGGCGCCGTGCGGGAACTTGGCCAACGCATGGGACGCATAGTCGACGCTGCCAAGGAGCAGGGCCGCGCGGCCACCCTGTTGGGCGATGACGTACGGGCCGCCTACCAGGACGCGGGTACCCGGATAATCGATGCCACCAAGGACGGTGCCCTCCTGCGTGGCGAGGTCCTGGCCCGCTGGCAGGACTTTGTGGGAACGGGTGAGTTCTTCCGGAGCCTGGAGCAGAACGTGGGGCGGTTCCGCGACCGGCTGGGGGCATTCTTCCGGGGCGAGCCTGCGCCCGCAGTGAAAGTGGAAACCGCCATTGAAACCGGGCTCCAGGCCGTCATCCTGGATGAGGCTGCCAAGGCGGCAGAGGACGCAGACCAGCGCTGGCGCTCGGATCCGGCAGGCCGGCAGCTCCTGGGCACGGACGACCTCTCGGGAGCGAGCCCCGGCTTTGGGGACCGCGTGGCGGCGGAGATACGCGACTGGCAGGCTGGCCTCATGGAACTGATCAGGACCGAAGGGCAGGACAAGCGAACCCAGGCACGGTGGCTCTCCTTCGGCATCAACGGCCTCGGCGCCGCACTGATGATTGTGGTTTTCTCCATGACTGCGGGGTTGACCGGCCTTGAGATCGGCGTGGCCGGAGGGACCGCCGTCGTGGGCCAGAAACTGCTCGAAGCAGTCTTTGGCGAGGACGCCGTACGCCGGCTCGCCCGTACCGCCCATGACGATTTGGCCGGCAGGTGCCGAAGCCTGCTGGCGGCCGAGCAGGAGCGCTTCCTGGACCGGCTGGAACCGGAAGCCGGGCAGGCCGCGGCCGGGCTCGCCAAACATGCGCAGGCACTCGCGCGGCTGGCGGACGCCACGTGA
- a CDS encoding IS110 family transposase, whose product MPAVWAGIDSGKRAHHCVVIDQSGTVLLSKRVENDESVLLELIAKVAEIAAGREVCWATDLNAGGAALLIELLAAHAQQLLYIPGRIVHHAAATYRGDGKTDAKDARIIADQARMRTDLQPVRGADQISVDLRLLTARRTDLVCDRVRAINRLRATLLEYFPVLERAFDYSKKAPLILLGGYQTAEAIRRTGLTRLAGWLRKRGCRNSTAMAEKALKAANAQHTVLPTQSTGSALVVRLAEQISAIDAEIADVDAQITDLFRQHDSADVLLSMPGFGPVLAATFLANIGGNLDGFDSVDRLASVAGLAPVPRDSGRISGNLHRPRRFNRRLLRTCYLAALSSLKNSPASRTYYDRKRSKGKSHKQALIALARRRINVLWAMLRDYTAYQEPMPRISTQAA is encoded by the coding sequence ATGCCGGCGGTGTGGGCGGGAATCGACTCGGGCAAGAGGGCTCATCATTGTGTAGTGATCGATCAATCCGGGACGGTGCTGCTCTCGAAACGGGTTGAAAACGACGAGAGCGTGCTCCTCGAGCTCATAGCTAAGGTCGCGGAGATCGCGGCCGGACGTGAGGTCTGCTGGGCAACGGATCTGAACGCCGGCGGCGCCGCTCTGCTGATCGAGCTGTTGGCCGCGCACGCGCAGCAGCTGCTCTATATCCCCGGACGGATCGTGCACCACGCCGCAGCAACATACCGCGGCGACGGCAAGACCGATGCGAAAGACGCCAGGATAATCGCCGACCAGGCCCGCATGCGCACCGATCTGCAGCCCGTCCGCGGTGCGGACCAGATCAGCGTGGACCTGCGGCTCCTCACCGCCCGGCGGACGGACTTAGTCTGTGACCGGGTCCGGGCAATCAATAGGCTCCGGGCCACTCTGCTGGAGTACTTCCCGGTCCTCGAGCGGGCGTTCGACTACTCGAAGAAGGCGCCCCTGATCCTTCTGGGCGGCTACCAGACCGCCGAGGCCATCCGGCGGACGGGACTGACCAGGCTCGCAGGATGGCTCAGAAAGCGCGGCTGCCGGAACAGCACCGCCATGGCAGAGAAAGCCCTCAAGGCCGCGAACGCCCAGCACACCGTCCTGCCAACACAATCCACGGGCTCAGCCCTGGTCGTCCGGCTGGCCGAGCAGATCAGCGCAATCGACGCAGAGATCGCCGACGTCGATGCCCAGATCACGGACCTGTTCCGGCAGCACGACAGCGCCGACGTTCTGCTGAGCATGCCCGGGTTCGGACCTGTTCTCGCAGCCACTTTCCTCGCTAACATCGGCGGCAACCTGGACGGGTTCGACTCCGTCGACCGGCTTGCCAGTGTCGCGGGGCTTGCTCCCGTCCCGCGCGATTCCGGACGAATAAGCGGAAATCTGCACCGGCCACGCCGCTTCAACCGCAGACTTCTCAGGACCTGTTACCTCGCCGCGCTCTCCAGCCTGAAAAACAGTCCCGCTTCCAGAACCTACTACGACCGCAAACGCAGCAAGGGAAAGTCCCACAAGCAGGCTCTCATCGCCCTGGCCCGGCGCCGCATCAACGTCCTCTGGGCGATGCTCCGCGACTACACCGCCTACCAGGAACCAATGCCAAGAATCAGCACTCAAGCTGCTTGA